From Lolium perenne isolate Kyuss_39 chromosome 5, Kyuss_2.0, whole genome shotgun sequence, a single genomic window includes:
- the LOC139831825 gene encoding uncharacterized protein — MAQLLRMMIEDREAARAERQANLATLQHLTQLATGNANNNNGGDGNGDPRSKLKDFQSTNPPVFSKCTEPLDADDWLRTIENNLEVAGVGNDEKVLFATHYLSGPARAWWENVKAIQAEGHVIGWEEFKTKFRKTHIPSGLIKLMKDKFMNLKQGSMSVVDYMDKFTTSILVAVPYPDLESLVDASIMVESKRKSAFENRKRKAMMQQGSSKDSSDPAAFLLQGRRPSQQRAPPPHLAPTTPIATTTLSVTEEATTIPITTANNTVRPATTGCYTCGQPGHFSKECPNRATSGQRPNAPKPNPGQARTATGRNLNPKKPAGPTRGHLNHVNAEQAQEAPDIVLGTFPVNSIPATVLFDSGASHSFVTKPFARKSGLRPTIMQRPMLVQIPGSTTKTDLSCKDVPIDIQGKRFHADLIVLGEQGLEVILGMNWMVKYKGHIDCVRRAITLAAEDGEIVEHVATIPSSKDFDVYCDASKLGLGSVLMQEGKVIAYLSRQLRPHEMNYPTHDLELAAVVHALKTWRHYLVGNRCEIYTDHKSLKYIFTQRELNMRQSRWMELIKDYDLGIHYHPGKANVVADALSREPCSLNALIKIAQPKLYEELEEFGLELVSHGFLANLELKPTLFDQIKEAQVDHESIEGIKRRMNREEVPGFEVDAKGVLWYKGRLCKSYADSKRRKLTFNVGDHAYLRVTPLKGMQRFHVKGKLAPRYIGPFKVLARRGEVSYQLELPAELADFHDVFHISLLRRCLQVPDKPETFKNIDYRTLDLNTDLTYREVPLRILEETVRLTRRRKIKFCKVQWTNHSEEEATWEREDQLRKDFPALFSS; from the exons ATGGCTCAACTCCTGCGTATGATGATAGAAGACCGTGAGGCAGCCCGTGCGGAGCGTCAAGCTAATCTTGCTACTCTTCAGCACCTCACTCAGCTTGCTACTGGTAACGCCAACAACAATAATGGCGGGGATGGAAATGGAGACCCCCGCTCCAAGCTGAAGGATTTTCAAAGCACCAACCCACCTGTCTTCTCCAAGTGCactgaacccctcgacgccgatgattggcttcgcaccatTGAGAACAACTTGGAGGTTGCCGGAGTCGGCAATGATGAGAAGGTTCTGTTTGCCACTCATTACCTCTCCGGACCTGCCCGCGCTTGGTGGGAAAATGTCAAGGCTATTCAAGCTGAAGGACACGTCATCGGCTGGGAAGAATTCAAGACCAAGTTCCGCAAGACCCACATCCCTTCAGGACTGATTAAGCTCATGAAGGATAAGTTCATGAATCTGAAGCAGGGAAGCATGTCTGTGGTGGACTACATGGACAAATTCACCACT aGCATCTTGGTGGCCGTTCCATACCCAGACCTTGAGTCGCTGGTTGATGCCTCTATCATGGTGGAGAGCAAGCGCAAGAGTGCatttgagaaccgcaagcgcaaggCGATGATGCAGCAAGGCAGCTCCAAAGACTCGAGCGACCCCGCAGCTTTCCTcctccaaggccggcgccccagccaGCAGAGGGCACCACCCCCGCACCtcgccccaacaaccccaatcgcAACTACAACCCTCAGCGTTACGGAGGAAGCAACTACAATCCCAATTACAACCGCGAACAACACTGTCCGCCCCGCCACCACTGGATGCTATACCTGCGGCCAACCGGGTCATTTCTCCAAGGAGTGCCCCAACCGAGCTACTTCTGGACAGCGCCCCAATGCGCCCAAGCCTAATCCGGGACAAGCTCGCACTGCTACTGGAAGGAACCTGAATCCGAAGAAGCCAGCTGGACCAACTAGGGGACACCTCAACCACGTCAATGCTGAACAAGCTCAGGAAGCTCCGGATATTGTCCTGGGTACGTTCCCTGTCAACTCAATACCCGCCACTgtcttgtttgattccggagcatcccaCTCTTTTGTTACCAAGCCGTTTGCTAGGAAGAGTGGTTTGAGACCTACGATCATGCAACGTCCTATGTTAGTCCAAATTCCGGGATCCACCACCAAAACGGATCTATCCTGCAAGGATGTTCCTATAGATATTCAGGGGAAGCGTTTCCACGCGGATTTGATCGTATTAGGAGAGCAAGGCTTAGAAGTGATCCTTGGGATGAATTGGATGGTGAAGTACAAGGGTCACATAGATTGTGTTCGCCGAGCCATAACATTGGCTGCTGAGGACGGAGAAATAGTTGAGCATGTGGCGACCATACCTTCATCGAAG gattttgatgtgtactGCGATGCATCAAAGCTTGGATTGGgaagtgtgctgatgcaagaagggaaGGTGATAGCCTATTTGTCAAGACAACTTCGACCGCACGAGATGAATTACCCTAcgcatgacttagagcttgccgcggtagttcatGCCCTGAAGACCTGGCGCCACTACCTAGTGGGAAATCGTTGCGAAATCTACACCGACCATAAGAGTTTGAAGTACATCTTCACCCAgcgggagctgaacatgaggcagaGCAGATGGATGGAGCTTATCAAGGATTACGACCTCGGCATTCATTATCATCCTGGTAAAGCTAATGTGGTAGCTGATGCCCTTAGTCGAGAGCCCTGTTCGTTGAACGCCCTTATCAAAATTGCTCAACCTAAGCTGTATGAAGAGCTGGAGGAATTCGGCCTCGAGCTCGTTAGCCATGGTTTCCTGGCCAATCTTGAGTTGAAGCCTACTTTATTCGATCAAATCAAAGAAGCTCAAGTGGATCATGAGAGTATTGAAGGAATCAAGCGTAGGATGAATAGGGAAGAAGTTCCTGGTTTTGAGGTCGACGCCAAAGGAGTTTTGTGGTACAAGGGACGCCTGTGT AAGAGTTATGCTGACTCTAAGCGTCGCAAGCTGACATTCAATGTTGGTGATCATGCCTATCTTCGCGTCACTCCActcaagggaatgcagagatttcacgtCAAAGGGAAGCTTGCCCCAAGATATATTGGGCCCTTCAAGGTTCTCGCTCGTCGAggtgaagtatcctatcaacttgaACTGCCTGCTGAATTAGCGGATTTTCATGATGTGTTCCACATCTCTCTTCTTCGACGATGCCTCCAAGTGCCTGACAAGCCTGAGACCTTCAAGAACATCGATTATCGCACCCTCGACCTCAACACCGACTTAACCTATCGAGAAGTACCCCTTCGGATTCTCGAAGAAACTGTTCGTCTCACCCGTAGAAGGAAGATTAAATTTTGTAAGGTTCAGTGGACAAATCACTCCGAggaggaagccacttgggaaagAGAAGATCAGCTCCGAAAGGACTTCCCCGCACTCTTCAGTTCTTAG